The Lycium ferocissimum isolate CSIRO_LF1 chromosome 1, AGI_CSIRO_Lferr_CH_V1, whole genome shotgun sequence genome includes a region encoding these proteins:
- the LOC132056653 gene encoding uncharacterized protein LOC132056653, which yields MSDNKKMLCLRFDDNNLEFGYILGLSIWLPAIVLVYCVLKFLLQLLTHHPQNISQPTKGETEIAENKKLDTSQGEDLLDEAKKYSSVEERKAQKAVVCRFRKRQEKIQREITREEESESRVLASSCVSKVPPRLRDGDLVHFSHRHPLLRFHIRGTEVIRCNMCTIIISGVAYGCDYCHYFLHEVCFNIPRRIRHDFHPMHSLTLLPIPSIAHWHSKVENKFRCVACGYDDSYPHHSLFSFYYHCDSCKFDLHLECASVQTTLIHKVKYPLDLFTYFPLESEGATLLCGICNQVMNRQSSWLFYNREFDYICHFECAAEEELGVTGDTIFLSEVQKSLVIQKCCPVQQPKLEQLGEVTHFSHRHPLKAIKQTNEASIMSNCCICSNMASSGYTCQLCSYFISEICFSLPLKIQHFFHPNHPLILASYTDHPKFKCAACTGEVGAAYHCSACKFSLHRSCAGAPMILTLGTNKKVSYKLLYSYPYEGEMADIKCSKCSSELNSKQSFLYYNFDLDEALHVQCALDKEANSNRTKLLLASERLKSIRIGEDRS from the coding sequence ATGTCGGACAACAAGAAGATGCTATGCTTGCGCTTTGACGATAACAACTTGGAATTCGGTTATATACTAGGCCTTTCTATATGGCTACCCGCTATTGTTCTTGTTTATTGTGTGCTGAAATTTCTTCTTCAGTTGCTAACTCATCATCCTCAAAATATATCCCAGCCCACCAAAGGAGAAACAGAAATAGCTGAGAACAAAAAATTAGATACTTCTCAAGGAGAAGATCTGTTGGATGAAGCAAAAAAATACTCGAGTGTCGAGGAGAGAAAAGCCCAGAAAGCTGTTGTGTGCAGATTTAGAAAGAGGCAGGAAAAGATACAAAGAGAAATAACACGAGAAGAGGAATCAGAATCTCGGGTTTTAGCTTCTAGTTGTGTGTCAAAAGTGCCTCCTCGTCTTCGTGATGGTGATCTAGTGCATTTCAGCCACAGGCATCCTTTGCTAAGATTCCACATCCGAGGAACAGAAGTTATAAGATGCAACATGTGTACTATTATAATATCTGGGGTCGCTTATGGTTGCGATTATTGTCATTACTTTCTCCACGAGGTATGCTTTAATATTCCTAGAAGAATTCGGCATGATTTTCACCCAATGCACTCACTCACTCTTCTTCCTATTCCCTCAATCGCTCATTGGCATTCGAAAGTTGAAAACAAATTCCGTTGTGTGGCATGTGGATATGACGACTCTTATCCTCACCACTCACTGTTTTCTTTTTACTATCATTGCGACTCGTGTAAATTTGACCTTCATCTTGAATGTGCTTCTGTGCAAACGACGTTGATCCACAAGGTAAAATATCCACTTGATCTCTTCACTTACTTTCCACTAGAAAGTGAAGGTGCAACCTTGTTATGTGGGATTTGTAACCAAGTTATGAATAGGCAATCCTCTTGGCTTTTCTACAATCGCGAGTTTGATTACATCTGCCATTTTGAGTGTGCTGCTGAAGAAGAGCTTGGAGTTACAGGGGATACTATTTTCCTATCTGAAGTCCAAAAATCGTTGGTCATCCAAAAATGTTGTCCTGTCCAACAACCAAAACTCGAACAGCTAGGAGAAGTTACACACTTCAGCCATCGGCATCCACTGAAAGCAATCAAACAAACGAATGAGGCATCGATCATGAGTAACTGCTGCATATGTTCAAACATGGCTTCGTCCGGTTACACTTGCCAGCTATGCAGTTACTTCATCAGCGAGATTTGTTTCTCTCTTCCGCTAAAGATACAACACTTTTTTCACCCCAATCACCCCCTTATACTCGCAAGCTATACCGATCATCCAAAGTTCAAATGCGCAGCTTGCACTGGAGAAGTTGGTGCAGCATACCATTGCTCTGCTTGTAAATTCAGTCTCCATCGTAGCTGTGCTGGTGCTCCCATGATATTAACCCTTGGCACAAACAAGAAAGTTTCTTATAAACTCCTCTATTCATATCCATATGAGGGTGAGATGGCAGATATCAAATGCAGTAAATGTTCCAGTGAGTTAAACTCAAAGCAGAGTTTCTTGTACTACAATTTCGACCTCGATGAAGCGCTTCATGTCCAATGTGCACTTGATAAAGAAGCTAATTCTAATCGTACTAAGCTTCTTTTAGCTAGTGAAAGACTGAAAAGTATTAGAATAGGGGAAGACCGCTCTTAG
- the LOC132065850 gene encoding uncharacterized protein LOC132065850: MGLSVITSNVSKFHYHRSHQIFRLTNYILLGASSSCILLILSLRLIPSLYGGLFILLHALTIMGLVPGCTDTMTLAGSHIWYAIHKEATVITAIFQGSASVLIFTRASEFLGELNSYVSEEYGVAILKLVGGLSILIICLEWVVLLLAFVLRYNVFVEGKMNSNSKYNYSLRLKKIIFLSFLDQDQVIKQTQ, from the exons ATGGGTCTTTCCGTCATAACTTCAAATGTGTCCAAGTTTCACTATCACCGTTCTCACCAAATATTTCGTTTAACAAATTACATTCTTTTAGGTGCATCGTCCAGTTGTATCCTCCTTATACTCTCTTTACGCTTAATCCCCTCGTTATACGGGGGCCTTTTCATCCTCCTCCACGCTCTCACAATCATGGGTCTGGTCCCCGGATGCACGGACACTATGACCCTAGCGGGGTCCCACATTTGGTATGCCATTCATAAGGAGGCTACGGTTATAACGGCAATATTTCAAGGCTCAGCATCTGTGCTTATTTTCACAAGGGCTTCTGAATTTTTAGGAGAATTGAACTCTTATGTTAGTGAAGAATATGGTGTTGCAATATTGAAATTGGTTGGTGGCTTGTCCATTTTGATAATTTGCTTGGAATGGGTGGTTTTGCTATTGGCTTTTGTTTTGAGGTACAATGTCTTCGTGGAAGGGAAGATGAATTCAAATTCTAAATacaactactccctccgtcttaaAAAGAttatcttcctttctttttta GATCAGGATCAAGTCATCAAGCAGACTCAATAG
- the LOC132056644 gene encoding uncharacterized protein LOC132056644, which yields MPVNKKMLCLWFDDNNLEFGYLLGLSIWLPAIVVVYCVLKFLLQLLTHHPQNISQPIKGETEIAKNKKTDTSQAEDLLDEAKKYSSVEDRKAEQAVVCRFRKRQEKIQREITREEESESRVLASSCVSKVPPRLRDGDLVHFSHRHTLPRFHFRGTEVIRCNICTLVISGVAYGCDYCHYFLHEVCSNIPRRIRHDFHPMHSLTLLPIPSIAHWHSKVENKLRCVACGYDDSYPHHSLFSFYYHCDLCKFDLHLECASVQTTLIHKVKYPLDLFTYFPLESEGATLLCGICNQVMNRQSSWLFYNREFDYICHFECAAEEELGVIGDNSFLSEVQKSLVIQKCCPGQQPKLEQLGEVTHFSHRHPLKAIKHTNEASIMSTCCICSFKASSGYTCQLCNYFIDEICFPFPRKIQHHFHPNHPLILASYADHPKFKCAACPEEVGAAYHCSACKFSLHRSCAGAPMTLTLGTNKKVSYKLLYSYPYEGEMADIKCNDCSTALNSKQSFLYYNFDLHEVLHVQCALDREASNSYGTKFLLVSKRLNSIRIEEDHSW from the coding sequence ATGCCGGTCAACAAGAAGATGCTATGCTTGTGGTTTGATGATAACAACTTGGAATTCGGTTATTTACTAGGCCTTTCTATATGGCTACccgctattgttgttgtttattgtgtgCTGAAATTTCTTCTTCAGTTGCTAACTCATCATCCTCAAAATATATCCCAGCCCATCAAAGGTGAAACAGAAATAGCTAAGAACAAAAAAACAGATACTTCTCAAGCAGAAGATCTGTTAGATGAAGCAAAAAAATACTCGAGTGTCGAGGATAGAAAAGCCGAGCAAGCTGTTGTGTGCAGATTTAGAAAGAGGCAGGAAAAGATACAAAGAGAAATAACAAGAGAAGAGGAATCAGAATCGCGGGTTTTAGCTTCTAGTTGTGTGTCAAAAGTGCCTCCTCGTCTTCGTGATGGTGATCTAGTGCATTTCAGCCATAGGCATACTTTGCCAAGATTCCACTTCCGAGGAACAGAAGTTATAAGATGCAACATATGTACTCTTGTAATATCTGGGGTCGCTTATGGTTGCGATTATTGTCATTACTTTCTCCACGAGGTATGCTCTAATATTCCTAGAAGAATTCGGCATGATTTTCACCCAATGCACTCACTCACTCTTCTTCCTATTCCCTCAATCGCTCATTGGCATTCGAAAGTTGAAAACAAACTCCGTTGTGTGGCATGTGGATATGACGACTCTTATCCTCACCACTCACTGTTTTCTTTTTACTATCATTGCGACTTGTGTAAATTTGACCTTCATCTTGAATGTGCTTCTGTGCAAACGACGTTGATCCACAAGGTAAAATATCCACTTGATCTCTTCACTTACTTTCCACTAGAAAGTGAAGGTGCAACCTTGTTATGTGGGATTTGTAACCAAGTTATGAACAGGCAATCCTCTTGGCTTTTCTACAATCGTGAGTTTGATTACATCTGCCATTTTGAGTGTGCTGCTGAAGAAGAGCTTGGAGTTATAGGGGATAATAGTTTCCTATCTGAAGTCCAAAAATCGTTGGTCATCCAAAAATGTTGTCCTGGCCAGCAACCAAAACTCGAACAGCTAGGAGAAGTTACACACTTCAGCCACCGGCATCCACTGAAAGCAATCAAACACACGAATGAGGCATCAATCATGAGTACTTGCTGCATATGTTCATTCAAGGCTTCGTCCGGTTACACTTGCCAGCTATGCAATTACTTCATCGACGAGATTTGTTTCCCTTTTCCAAGAAAGATACAACACCATTTTCACCCCAATCACCCCCTCATACTTGCTAGCTATGCCGATCATCCAAAGTTCAAATGTGCAGCTTGCCCTGAAGAAGTTGGTGCAGCATACCATTGCTCTGCTTGTAAATTCAGTCTCCATCGTAGCTGTGCTGGTGCTCCCATGACATTAACCCTTGGCACAAACAAGAAAGTCTCTTATAAACTCCTCTATTCATACCCATATGAGGGTGAGATGGCAGATATCAAATGCAATGACTGTTCCACTGCGTTAAACTCAAAGCAGAGCTTCTTGTACTATAATTTCGACCTCCATGAAGTGCTTCATGTTCAATGTGCACTTGATAGAGAAGCTAGTAATTCTTATGGTACTAAGTTTCTTTTAGTTAGTAAAAGACTGAATAGTATTAGAATTGAGGAAGACCACTCTTGGTAG